One Tumebacillus amylolyticus DNA segment encodes these proteins:
- a CDS encoding ABC transporter permease produces the protein MQTSRWNAILVPVLAVILGLIVGGLLMLLMGYNPIVGFGSVFQGIFGNMYFIGETLRAVTPLIFAGLAVAFAFRTGLFNIGVEGQFIVGQLAAAWVGAFWTLPTGLHAAVAILVAMIAAGLYAGIAGWLKARLGVHEVITTIMLNYIALFGANWTIRTYLIGASERSKDILPSASLQAQWLSDLFEGARINWGLLLALAFSLICYWLLMKTTTGYELRAVGFNPHASEYAGMNVSKNIFRAMLISGVLAGIGGATDVLGVNGNMAISAGFTGIGFDGIAVALIGNNNPFGVIFGALLFGGLSFGADNMQRVEGIPTESIQIVISIVIYFVAAATIVNWFLGKLRRRQGVSQK, from the coding sequence ATGCAAACTTCGCGTTGGAACGCGATCCTCGTCCCGGTATTGGCGGTCATCCTAGGCCTTATCGTGGGCGGGTTGCTGATGCTGCTCATGGGGTATAACCCGATTGTCGGCTTCGGCTCTGTCTTCCAAGGGATTTTTGGCAACATGTATTTCATCGGCGAGACCTTGCGCGCCGTAACCCCGCTGATCTTTGCAGGTCTTGCGGTCGCGTTTGCGTTCCGTACCGGCCTGTTCAACATCGGGGTCGAAGGCCAATTCATCGTCGGTCAATTGGCGGCAGCGTGGGTCGGAGCATTTTGGACCCTGCCCACAGGTTTGCATGCAGCCGTGGCGATTCTCGTCGCCATGATCGCAGCAGGCCTCTATGCCGGGATCGCCGGCTGGCTCAAAGCAAGACTTGGCGTTCATGAAGTCATTACGACGATTATGTTGAACTACATCGCGCTGTTCGGGGCAAACTGGACGATTCGCACGTACTTGATCGGTGCGTCGGAGCGTTCCAAAGACATCCTGCCCTCGGCGTCGTTGCAAGCCCAGTGGTTGTCCGACCTGTTTGAAGGCGCACGGATCAACTGGGGTCTGTTGCTGGCGCTGGCGTTCTCGCTGATTTGCTATTGGTTGCTCATGAAGACCACGACCGGTTATGAACTGCGCGCCGTGGGCTTCAACCCGCACGCATCGGAGTATGCGGGGATGAACGTCTCGAAAAACATCTTCCGTGCGATGCTCATCTCGGGTGTACTGGCCGGCATTGGCGGCGCGACCGACGTGTTGGGCGTCAACGGCAACATGGCGATCTCGGCCGGATTCACCGGCATCGGGTTTGACGGGATCGCGGTGGCGTTGATCGGCAACAACAACCCGTTCGGTGTCATCTTCGGCGCGTTGCTGTTCGGCGGCCTCTCGTTCGGGGCTGACAACATGCAACGGGTAGAAGGAATCCCGACGGAATCGATCCAGATCGTCATCTCGATCGTCATCTACTTCGTCGCCGCAGCGACCATCGTCAATTGGTTCCTCGGCAAGCTCCGTCGTCGTCAGGGGGTATCGCAGAAATGA
- a CDS encoding ABC transporter permease, with protein sequence MNFTDMLITILNGTIIFSTPLILAALGGVINERAGIVNIGLEGLMTIGAFAAAVVTIWTGETLGLPGWMAPYLGIIAAMIAGMVFAVPHAVASIDLKADQVVSGVALNFFAAGFALFMVKKLFEGAGQTTTVQNVFTKVNIPFLSDIPVIGPGLLKIYPTSYLAFILVGLAYWMLYKTPFGLRLRAVGEHPRAADTVGVNVRKVRYLAVILSGGLAGIGGGTLSIAISSNFQHSTVSGHGFMALAAMIFGKWHPAGAMGAALFFGLATALAVSGQVLGLTAYVPSEFLNALPYLLTILALAGVVGRAEAPAASGKPYEKGSR encoded by the coding sequence ATGAATTTCACCGATATGCTGATCACCATACTCAACGGCACGATCATTTTTTCCACGCCGTTGATCCTGGCGGCGCTCGGCGGCGTCATCAACGAGCGTGCCGGCATCGTCAACATCGGCTTAGAGGGTCTGATGACCATCGGGGCGTTCGCCGCAGCGGTCGTTACGATCTGGACAGGCGAGACCTTGGGTCTGCCGGGCTGGATGGCTCCGTACTTAGGCATTATCGCCGCGATGATCGCCGGGATGGTTTTCGCCGTCCCGCACGCCGTTGCTTCTATTGACTTGAAAGCTGACCAAGTCGTCTCGGGTGTCGCGTTGAACTTCTTCGCAGCCGGTTTTGCTCTCTTCATGGTCAAAAAGCTCTTCGAAGGAGCCGGTCAGACCACGACGGTTCAGAACGTGTTCACGAAAGTCAACATCCCGTTCCTGAGCGACATCCCGGTCATCGGGCCGGGTCTTCTCAAGATCTACCCGACCTCGTATCTTGCGTTTATCCTCGTCGGTCTCGCGTACTGGATGCTCTACAAGACGCCGTTCGGTCTGCGTCTGCGAGCGGTCGGCGAACATCCGCGTGCAGCGGATACCGTCGGGGTCAACGTGCGCAAAGTCCGTTACCTTGCCGTGATCCTGTCCGGCGGTCTAGCGGGCATCGGCGGCGGGACGCTGTCGATTGCGATCTCGTCGAACTTCCAGCACTCGACCGTTTCCGGTCACGGCTTCATGGCGCTGGCGGCGATGATCTTCGGCAAGTGGCATCCGGCCGGCGCGATGGGCGCAGCGCTGTTCTTTGGCCTTGCGACCGCACTTGCGGTCTCCGGGCAAGTTCTCGGCCTCACCGCGTATGTACCCAGTGAGTTCTTGAACGCACTTCCGTACCTGTTGACCATACTCGCACTCGCGGGTGTCGTCGGCCGTGCCGAAGCACCGGCAGCCTCGGGCAAGCCTTATGAAAAGGGCAGCCGTTAA
- a CDS encoding HD-GYP domain-containing protein, whose protein sequence is MIIQERKVYVTRLQSGAVLSRDVYNDRGQLVLPSGTELTTSQIVRLKQMATIEVWVVEYMVGPAAPLESQIPAAPTHVSTQPKPTLMDCYNSMIGCMETLFQEAQIYGRVNLDNTKNLLRNLADSMAQETNFLHLVINLRTLDEYTFQHSVGVGLLSKQIGEWMGLSESECEELLLAGTVHDIGKCRIDPAILQKPSRLTEEEYEIVKHHAFYGYEILRNSGVNVRIAAAAHEHHERSDGSGYPRGLSHDQIAPIARIVAVADVFNAMTSRRVYKDALSYYRVLDEVQQDAFGALDPQIVQLFVRKMTSFFVGNEVVLNDGTVGTVVLVPPDRPTRPLLRTENGFIDLLQQSNLYIEEVRAI, encoded by the coding sequence ATGATCATTCAAGAACGAAAAGTATATGTCACTCGCTTGCAGTCGGGAGCTGTCTTGTCACGGGATGTGTACAACGACCGAGGGCAACTTGTTCTGCCGAGTGGAACGGAGCTGACCACGTCGCAGATCGTGCGGTTGAAGCAGATGGCGACGATTGAAGTTTGGGTGGTGGAGTATATGGTGGGCCCGGCGGCACCGCTTGAGTCGCAGATTCCGGCGGCTCCGACGCACGTCAGCACACAGCCCAAACCCACACTGATGGATTGTTACAACAGCATGATCGGCTGCATGGAAACCCTGTTCCAAGAAGCGCAGATCTACGGGCGGGTCAACTTGGACAACACCAAGAACTTACTGCGCAACTTGGCGGACAGCATGGCGCAGGAGACGAATTTTTTGCATTTGGTGATCAACTTGCGCACCTTGGACGAGTACACGTTCCAACATTCGGTCGGGGTCGGCTTATTAAGCAAACAGATCGGGGAGTGGATGGGCCTAAGCGAGAGTGAGTGTGAAGAACTCCTGCTCGCGGGCACGGTGCATGACATTGGGAAGTGCCGCATCGACCCCGCGATTCTGCAGAAACCGTCCCGTTTGACGGAGGAGGAGTACGAGATTGTCAAACACCACGCCTTTTATGGCTACGAGATCCTCCGCAACTCCGGCGTGAACGTGCGCATCGCAGCGGCGGCGCATGAGCATCATGAACGAAGCGACGGGAGCGGGTATCCCCGCGGTTTGAGCCATGACCAGATCGCTCCGATCGCGCGCATCGTCGCCGTGGCTGACGTATTCAACGCGATGACGTCGCGCCGTGTGTACAAGGACGCTCTGAGCTACTACCGCGTGCTCGACGAGGTTCAACAGGACGCATTCGGGGCCCTCGACCCGCAAATCGTCCAACTGTTCGTACGAAAAATGACCTCGTTCTTCGTCGGCAACGAAGTCGTCCTCAACGACGGAACGGTAGGAACCGTCGTGCTCGTGCCCCCGGACCGCCCTACACGGCCCCTGTTGCGCACGGAGAACGGGTTTATTGACCTGCTGCAACAATCCAACTTGTATATCGAAGAAGTGAGAGCGATCTAG
- a CDS encoding helix-turn-helix domain-containing protein, with protein sequence MASQNALERLFKEQKLTVQKVSELTGVSSLALEYMVENNTQPKPHVAQKVAKVLNVSVDQIWPKTAK encoded by the coding sequence ATGGCATCGCAAAACGCGCTGGAGCGCCTGTTCAAGGAACAGAAGTTAACGGTACAAAAAGTTTCCGAACTGACCGGCGTCTCTTCGCTCGCCCTTGAATACATGGTCGAGAACAATACGCAGCCCAAACCCCACGTCGCACAAAAAGTGGCCAAGGTGCTGAACGTCTCGGTCGATCAGATTTGGCCGAAGACCGCGAAGTAA